Below is a window of Brachyspira sp. SAP_772 DNA.
TTACAGGTATGAGTATGCTAAGTTTAGATTTTAATGTCATAGCTTTTGATTTTACAAAACTCTCTAAATGTTTTTTATAAAGTTTTGTTGATATAAACCAATTATGAAACTTTTGAGAGCCTTTTGCAAAGAAAAAAGCAGCAAGCAAAAGAAATGGAGCAGTTGGAAGTATTGGAAGAGCTACTCCTATTATTCCAAGTCCCATAAACAAAAAAGCTAAAACTATGTATAATATTCTCATAAACAAAKCATTCCTAATATATCATAGTGAACAATGTTCATTATAAATTAATAGTACTTTTTAGTC
It encodes the following:
- a CDS encoding YbaN family protein codes for the protein MRILYIVLAFLFMGLGIIGVALPILPTAPFLLLAAFFFAKGSQKFHNWFISTKLYKKHLESFVKSKAMTLKSKLSILIPVSIMLIIAFILVNNLHARIALVVLLTIKYFYFFVCIKTIKEYKENTNIEFDE